In Struthio camelus isolate bStrCam1 chromosome 31, bStrCam1.hap1, whole genome shotgun sequence, the genomic window GACCAGCTGGCGGCTGCCACCGACCTCCGCATGAAGCTGCAGGTGGGGCTGCCTGGATGACTGGGTCCCCTGGCCTCCCCCTGGGGTCCTCAACACCTCCCCCCCTGGACCCCGTGACCTCCCCCTGACCCTCCAGGAGCCATGTGACCCCTGTGACCCTCCTGTGGCCCCTATGATCCCTCAACCCCTGTGATCCCATGACCTCAATTTCCCTGACCTCTGTGTGCCCCCATGACCCCTGTGACCCCCATGTAGCCCCTGGCCCCCCCATGGCTGCATGCCCCTTGTGACCCCCCCCATAACCCTGTGAACACCCTGTGGCCTCTTGACCCCCCCATGTTCCCTGTCACCCTCAGTCCCCTGTGACCTCCCATGACCTCATGAACACCCTGTGACCCCCCCATGATCCCTGCAACCTCCAAGAGACCTGTCCTCCCTTGACCGCCCATGACCCCTATAACCCCCCAATGACCCTATGACCCCCGTGACCCCTGTGACCCTTGTGACCCCTCCAGGAGTGCTCCCAGCGGGCCAACAATGGGCGCTTCTCGCTGCGGGACCTGCTCATGGTGCCAATGCAGCGAGTGCTCAAGTATcacctgctgctccaggtgcgccggacgcctgggtccctctggggtgggggagctgggcagctgGGTCCCTCAGGGAGGTGCTTCCCGAATGCCTGGTCTTCACTcaggcagggcggggggggggggcagacacctgggtcctctcccAGGCAGGGGGAGACCCCAACACCTGGGTCCCTGCATCCTGACCTGGCTCTGGCAGGAGCTGGTGAAGTACACGCCGGAGCCCACCGAGAGGGAGAGCCTGCGGGTTGCGCTGGATGCCATGAGGGTAGATGCTGGGGAGTCCCAAGGGGTTCTGTGGTGTCCTGAGGCTCCTGAGGAGGTCCTAGGGGGTCCTGGGAGGTCATGGGAAGGGTTCTGGGAGTCTAGGAGGGGTCTTGAGGGTCCTGGGAGGGTCCTGAGGGTCCTGGAGTGATCCTGGAGGGGTCTTAGGGAGTCTTGGAGGGTGTTGTGAGTGGCAGGGGGTCCTGGAAGTGGTTCTGGGGGTCCTGAGAGGGTCCTGGGGATGTcttgggggtcctggaggggtcttGTGGGTTATTGGGAGTTATTGGGGGATCCTGAGGGGTCTCAGGGGGTCTTGGGGTGTCCTGGAAGGGGTCTTGGAGTGGTTTTGGGGGTTCTGGAGGGTTTCTGGGGGTCCTGCAAGGTCATGGGGGTCATGGGGAGGTCCTAGAAGTCCTGGAGTGGTCTTGGAGGTCATGGGGAGTCCTGGGGGTGACCAGGGAATGTTGGGTTAGGTGGGTCCTTGGAGGTCCTGGGAGGTTGGGGGGTTCTGGGGGTATTCAGGGGTCCCTGGGAGGGGGTTGGGGTCCCTGGGTAGGTCCTAGGTTTTGGGGGTCACTGGCCCATGGCCATCCCCGCAGGACCTGGCACAGTGCGTGAACGAGGTGAAGCGCGACAACGAGACGCTGAAGCAGATCACAAACTTCCAGCTCAGCATCGAGAACATGGTGCTGCCCAGCCccccttccctccatccttccctccatccttccctccatccttccctccatccttccctccatccatccttccatccctccatcccccacgTGTGTCCCTCTCCTTGTCCCCCCATCTGACAGTGACATCCCCATGCTCTGGCCCCATATACCCTGgatccctccatgtcccctccaTATCACCCCACATCCTGCCTGTCCTTCCATGTCTTCATGTCCCCCCTATCCCTGGAGTTCTCAAtttcccctcatgtccccccatatcccccatgTCCCGGTGTCCCCACTGTTTTTCTGTGTCCCTACTGACACTTCCGGCACAGCCCCAGTCGCTGGCCCAGTTTGGGCGCCCCAAGACCGACGGGGAGCTGAAGGTTTCCAGCACTGAGCGGCGAACCAAGGCTGACAGGTGGTACCCGAATGgggcacggggacatggggacacctatggggacatggggacatccACAGGAACATGGGACATCTATGGGCATGTGGGGACACCCATGGGGATTGGGGAACACCTGTGAGGATGTGGGGACAGCTGTGGGGACATGGGAACAACTGTGGGGACACCTGCAGGGTTGTGGGGACAGCCACAGGGACACCCATGGGCACAcaggcacacggggacaaccgtGTGGGCATGAGGATGATGATGGGGACACAGGGATACAGAAAGGGGACAGATGTAGAGACAGGGTCAAGGACAGGGCCAGGCATGGGGATAtggggccagggacacagggccaGCGTGGGCACAGGGtaggggacagggcagggaacTTGCCAGGGCCATGGTGGGGACATGCCAGGGACACCGGGTGGCCTTGGGGGCACCGGGCCATGTCGCCATCCCCATGCTCAGATACGGGTTCCTGCTGGACAAGGCCTTCATCATCTGCAAGCGCCGAGGGGACTCATTCGAAGCAAAGGACGTCGTGGACCTGCACAGCCACCAGCTGCGAGACGGTGGGCTGGGCCCCCGTGATGGCAAGAAGGTACCattcccagggacccaggcgtccaggccagTCCAGCAGGGCCCAGTGgcctggggacccaggtgtccagggctaTCCCGCCCTGGGAACCTGGTGTCTAGGCCCCCTGCAACGAACACAGGCATCTGGGCCTGGTGGACCCTGGGATCCATCCTCCAATGAACCAGGGCAGACCCAAGTGTCAGGGTCCTTGGGGGACCCAGGCGTTCAGACCAggtggacccaggtgtccaggctcccaGTGACCAATGGCGTGTGGCTGTGCCTGCAGTGGACCCACACCTTCCTGCTGATCGACACAGCGGGGCTGCAGGGCTACGAGCTCTTCTTCAAGACCCACGAGCTCAAGAAGAAGTGGATGGAGCAGTTTGAGATGGCCCTGTAGGTCCCCAGCTTGGGCAGGGATTTGCCCCACACGGGGCACTGTATGGCCCCGAAGGGGTGGGATTTGCCCCGCACCAGGCACCATGCAGGCCCCATCAGGCTGCCCTGTCTCTCACCAGCTCCAACATCTTCCCCGAGCATGCTCTGGCTGACGGGCATGAGTTCCAGATGTTCTCTTTTGAGGATACCACGTCCTGCAAGGCCTGCCAGATGTTGCTGAGGTAGGGTCCCCCCTACCCCGATCCAAGGGCagtgggggaggaaagggggtgAGGAGGGGTCAGAGTGCCCTTGGAGAGGGGTCTCAGGGTTTTCTGGCATATTTCGGAGGCCAAGGTGGGTCGAGGCCTCAGTAGGCCAAGGATTGGGTGGGCTGACACCTTGGTGGGTCAAGGCCTTGATGGGTGGAGGATTGAGTCAAGGCTGAAATGGGTCAAGGGCCTGGTGGGTTGAGGCCCAGGTGGGCCAAGGCCTGGGTGGGTCAAGGGATGGGTGGGCTGAGGGTGGGTGGATCAAACCCTGGCTGAGCCAAGGGACAGGTTGTGGCCCAGGTGAGCCAAGGGCTAGATGGGTTGAGGCCAAGGTGGGCTGAGGAATGGGTCAAGACTTGGCTGAGTCAAGCCCTGGGTGGGCTGAGGGACAGGTGGAGGCCTGAGTGGACTGAGGGCTGGAAGGTCAAGCCCTGAGTGGGCCGAGGAATGGGTTGGTCAAGGCCAAGATGGGCCGAGGGCCAGGTGGAGGCCAAGGGCGGGAGGGTTGGGACAGACACAGACATGGGTGAGCCAGGGGGCACCTGAGAGCCCTGAGGCCTGGTCACATGTCCTGACCTGGCCCTGGGGTCCCCCAGGGGCACCTTCTACCAGGGCTATCGGTGCAGCCGGTGCCGGGCCCCAGCCCACAAGGAGTGTCTGGGGCGCGTGGGGCCCTGCGGCAAGAGCGGCCATGGTGAGCAGGGCATTGTGGGATGGGGGtagggctgggggaggcagggtACCATGGGATGTCCTTGGCCAaggaggagcagggctttgggggatACCTGTGGCCCAGGTGGTGCAGAGCATTGTGGGATACGGCATGGCCATGGTGGAACAAAGCACTATGGGATACCCTTGGCCAAGGCAGAGCACGTCATTGTGGGATACAGCATGGCCATGGCAGAAGCAGCTAATGATGTCATTGCTAACAAGTAGCAGCCCCCCTGCTATGCAGCAGGATGGGCCTCATTAGGGCCAGGTGTTAATCAGGGCCAAATTATTTAAGTAGCCCCCACTAAcaacttttcctctttcctactcTAGATTCGGCTGCAGCCAGAAAGGTAACAGTGAAATGGGTCAAAATGGGCTAAAATGCCCCAAATTTCCCCCTGGGGTAGGGAGTTGCTGCTGCCACCCTGGGGGGTTTATCAGCCTCTTGCTCCTCCCCAGAAcaagctgcagcggctgggcctGGAGAAGAAGCGGGGTGACCTGGGTAAGCATGGGGGGCCTGGACCCCTGGGTCCATGGGTGCCCAGAGTGGGATGGGGCTTCCTGGACACCTGAGTCCGTGGGCACCTGCGGTAGGTTGTGgggtcccagatgcctgggtccatAGGTgcccaggatggggtggggggtcctggatgcctgggtccccacACCCCAAGGAAGAGTGGTTGTGAGGGGTTGGTCTGTGACCCAGGCACCTGGGACCTCCCCTGCCTCCTCTCCAGGGCTGCCCAAGATGGAGGTGAGCCAGCCCTACAGTGGCATCCCCCCGCCGCCAGGGAACATGGGGCCCCCCTTGCGCCTCAGTCCTGGGGACATCGTGGAGGTGATGAAGGCAGAGGCTGAGCAGCTCTGGTGGCAGGTAGGGTGGACTCCAGTGAGGATGGGCCACCATGGTAGGGATGGACCCCTGGGGCCATGCTGGACTGGACCCCCCATGATGGGGAGGGACATTCTAGACCCCCACGGTGATGCCAGATTGGACCCCCCCCATGATGGGGACAGCCTGCACCCCCAAGGCCATGCTGGACTAGACCCCCATGATGACAATGTCCCAGACCCTCATGATGGGGACAGCGCAGACCTCTGTAGCTATTCTAGACCAGTGTCCCATGCTGGGGACATCCTGGGCCCCTGTGGCCATGCCAGATAAGATTCCCACAACAGGGACAGTCCAACCCTCCATGGCCATGCTGAACCCTGGTGGTGGGGCTGGGCCAGTCCCCTGTGgctgtgcacagccagccccCCAGGAGCGGTGGTGCAGGGGGCTGTGGTGCTGACCCCCATGCTGCCATGGTGCTTCATCCCCAGGGCAGGAACACGGCCATCAGTGAGACCGGCTGGTTCCCCTGTTCAGCTGTCCGGCCTTATATCTGCGTGAGTAGCCACCCCAAAGTGCCATGGGGAGGTGGGTGCATCCTGCCACAGGGGCTTGGGGACCATGGAGATGCCCCTGAGTCACAGTGTGGATGTGTatgtttttgggggggaggtCCCTGGGGTGCGGGGGACACCCTCTGTCCCCCTTGCCCTGATCCCTCAGCTCTGCTTCTCACCCCCAGATGCCGCTCCCGGATCTCTCTGTCTACCTCTGGTCAGTGCTGGGGTCCTGAATCCTCCTCAGGGGTTGCCCCATCCCTTCTAGAGCCTCCAATTGTCCCCTGGGTCTCCCCATCCCTCTTGAGGTCACCCCAAAGCTCCTAGggcccccccaaatcctcccctggGATCATCCTGTCCCTCCCGGGGTCATCCCATAGTTCCTGGGACCCCTGGAATCCTTCTCAGGGTTTCCCTGTCCCTCCTGGGGTTAACCCATAGCTCCCAAGTTCCCCAAATCCTCCCTTGAgtctccccatccctcctgggATCTTCCCATCCCTCCTGGAGCCCCCTAAATCCtcctctgggtcccccccccccccatcccttcgGTGGTCTCCCCATATGTTATGAGACCCCCCCCTCAAATCCTCTCTAGGGTATCCTCATCCCTTTTGGAGCCCCCCAAATCCTTCCCTAGATCCCACCATCCCACCTAGGGTCCCTCCAGTCCCTCTTAGGGGTCCTCAAATCCCTTTCTAGGGTCTCCCTAAGTCTTCCCCCAGGGCTCTACTTCCCCTCCATGGGCCCTGAATCCTTCCTCACTTCCCCCCAAGCCCTCTGGAGTCTCCCTGCCACTCTTGGAGCCACCTCCAAATCCCCTCCTGGGGTCACCCTATAGCCCCCCAAGATCCCCCATCCCACCTGAGAGCCTCATAGCTCTCAGGGCCCCCTAGATCCTCCCCTAGGGTCTCACCATCCCTTGTGCAGCCCCTCAAATCCTCTATTGGGCCCCTCAAATCCTCCCCTGGTGCCTCCTTCTCTCTGGGGCTCCCCAAATCCCCCTGCCTGGGCTGGGATGTGGGGCTCAGCCCCCCACCTCCCATGCCCCCCAGGTACGCAGGCCCCATGGAGCGtggggaggctgagcagctgCTGACGCCCCGCTCAGATGGCACCTTCCTGGTGCGGCAGCGGGTGAAGGACGCTGATGAGTTCGCCATTAGCATCAAGTAATGCCCGTGGGGACTGGAGGAGGATGTCCCTGGGCCTGAACCAGGGGGCAGAGGGGGATGCCAGAGGGGGATGGGCCCGCCTGAGCACCTGGCATTGCTGTCCCCATGCCCAGGTACCGCACGGAGATCAAACACATCAAGGTAATGACAGCAGAGGGGCTGTACCGTGTCACTGAGAAGAAGGCCTTCAAGGGGCTGGTGGTGAGTGCAGAGCCCCTTTTCCCTCTTACCCTGGCaagcccagatgcctgggtcccctgtgggAGGAGCCTAGCCAGCCTGGATTGGGGCTGCCAGCAACCCTGGTGCCTCCCCTGCTTCGTCCCCAGGAGTTAGTGGAGTTTTACCAGCGCAACTCGCTCAAGGACTGCTTCAAAGCCCTCGACACGGCCTTGCTGTTCCCTTTCAAGGAGCCTGAGCACCGGGTCAGCCCCCGGCCACCCGGTAGGGTCCACAGGGGTTGCATCAGGACCCCCCATAAGGGTGGCGGTAGGGTGGATGTGGTGGCTTCGTCTGTTGTCTCGATGTCCTTGGGTCTGAGGAAGCCAAGCAGGACAAATGACCACAGAAGGTGGTCAACAGATAGGCCGAGAGGGACAAGCAACCAAGGGGGCTGTCAAGAGATGGGCTGAGACAGACTGGCCGAGGTGGGATGGTCAAGGGATGGCTCAAGAGGAATGGTCGAGAGAGATGGACCAAGGGGAAGAACTGAGGGATGGGTCAAGGGGAAGGAATAAGCCAAGGGGGGGACAGTCCAGAGTTGAGTGGAGGGGGGACAGCCATGGTATGATCTGAGAGGGCAAGTCTGGGGTAACAGGGCTGAGGGGTATGCCCAATGGGACAGTTAagagattttttggggggggcagtGAAGGGGAATGGCTGAGAGACGGGCTGCGGGATGATTCAAGGAAATGGCCGAGGGGAACAACCAAGATCAAGGGACCATCTGAGGGGACAGGTGGAGGGAGATGGCCATGGTAGTGGCCGAATGGCACAGGACTGAGGacgctgggcagaggggaagggccAAGAAGCCTGGCCGTGGTATGGGGACACAGGACAGGTCAAGAGGAAGGGTCGAGGGATCAGCTGTGGCAGCTCGGTTGTCTTTCCCCATCCCCGCTGCAGGTGCCATGCGCTACTTTGGCTCGGCCAAGGTCCGCTACGACTTCTGCGCCCGGGACCGGACGGAGCTGAACCTCAAGGAGGGCGACATCATCCGGATCCTGAGCAAGAAGGGACACTCAGGCTGGTGGAAAGGGGAGATCTACGGGCGGGTAGGGGCTGGTGGGACCCTCCCTCTCCACCTGCATGGGCCCCCGGAGCACATGTGGGCCCTGGCGCACGTGTGTGGCCTCCCCTCGACCTGTCCCCgtgtccttttttgtttttctctgctctCCCAGGTCGGTTGGTTTCCTGCAAACTACGTGGAGGAGGATTATTCGGAGTATTGCTGACCACTGCATCACTCCCAGACCCTGTCCCGTGAGGACTAGCGGGGGGACCCCGGCGCTGTGTCCCCCCGCGAGGACGTCAGGAGCTGGACATGGCGCAGGGCACTccgtccccccaccccgtcccttGTTAATTTATGATTCCCCCCCCTTAAATCCTCCTCCTGCCTAGGAGGGGCAATAAATGGGGCAGAGGACGAGGAAAGAGGCTGCGGGTTGGTGTTttctggccggggggggggggggggggggggggacgacaaacCGCTGCAGGACGGGGGCGCGGCCGGAGCTGGCCAGCCCCGGTGTTACGTGAGACGAGCCGCCACAGGTCTCAgtccggggtggggtggggggaagcgggTGCCACTTCCCCTCtggctcctggcacctcctggGAGCTGTCGCTGGCGAGGTCGAGCTGCCGCGGTGGGGGGTGTCCAGCCATGGGGCAGCGAGGGCTTGCCGGCTACCTCAGGGGTGAGTCACAAAACGGGGCTACTTTGGGGCGAAACGGGGCTGGGAgcaaaagggaaactgaggcacggtggTGGCAGGGGGATGCAAGCGGGCTCCGAAGCATGACGGAAACCGGTTGCAATGCAGAGTGATAACGGCCCGGAAAGGCCTCCACCCCGGGAGCGTCCGGCCCCCCGCGCCAGCTGCGCAGGATGGGGCTGGTGCGCCAGAGCTGCCTGCCCCGATGGGGTCTGAGCCTCGAGCGAGCAGAGCTCGAGCTCTCAATTCGTGGGATTTCAGCCCCCGGGAGGGTTTTGAGCCTTGAATGAGCAGGGGTCAAGTCCCAATTTGGGGGATTTCAGCCCCCGGGAGGGTTTTGAGCCTCGAATGAGTGGGGAGTCAACTCCTGATTTGGGGGATTTCAGCTCCCGGGAGGGTTTTGAGCCTCGAGAGAGCAGGGGTCAAGTCCCAATTTGGGGGATTTCACCCCCCACAGGGGGTTTTGAGCCTCGAGAGAGCAGGGGATCAACTCCTGATTTGGGGGATTTCAGCCCCCGGGAGGGTTTTGAGCCTCGAATGAGTGGGGAATCTACTCCTGATTTGGGGGATTTCAGCCCCCAGGAGGGTTTTGAGCCTCGAATGAGCAGGGGTCAAGTCCCAATTTGGGGGATTTCACCCCCCACAGGGGGTTTTGAGCCTCGAGAGAGCAGGGGATCAACTCCTGATTTGGGGGATTTCAGCCCCCGGGAGGGTTTTGAGCCTCGAATGAGTGGGGAGTCAACTCCTGATTTGGGGGATTTCAGCTCCCGGGAGGGTTTTGAGCCTCGAATGAGCAGGGGTCAAGTCCCAATTTGGGGGATTTCAGCCCCCACAGGGGGTTTTGAACCTCGAGAGAGCAGGGGATCAACTCCTGATTTGGGGGATTTCAGCCCCCGGGAGGGTTTTGAGCCTCGAATGAGTGGGGAGTCAACTCCTGATTTGGGGGATTTCAGCCCCCGGGAGGGTTTTGAGCCTCGAATGAGTGGGGAGTCAACTCCTGATTTGGGGGATTTCAGCTCCCGGAGGGGTTTTGAGCCTCGAGAGAGCAGGGGTCAAGTCCCAATTTGGGGGATTTCAGCCCCCACAGGGGGTTTTGAGCCTCGAGAGAGCAGGGGATCAACTCCTGATTTGGGGGATTTCAGCCCCCGGGAGGGTTTTGAGCCTCGAATGAGCAGGGGTCAAGTCCCAATTTGGGGGATTTCAGCCCCCACAGGGGGTTTTGAGCCTTGAATGAGTGGGGAATCTACTCCTGATTTGGGGGATTTCAGCCCCCACAGAGGGTTTTGAGCCTCGAATGAGCAGGGGTCAAGTCCCAATTTGGGGGATTTCAGCCCCCAGGAGGGTTTTGAGCCTCGAATGAGCAGTGGTCAAGTCCCAATTTGGGGCATTTCAGCTCCCGGAGGGGTTTTGAGCCTCGAATGAGCAGAGGTCTAACCTTGGATTTGAGTCCCGACAGTGGGGATTGAGCCTCAAGGGAGGAAGATTCGAGctcctggggatggggggggcacccacggggaggggggtgggTTGGGGCCCTGCTTGGGTGGAGGTGGCTGAATCctgatttgggggggagggggttctcCTAATGAGGAGGTTGAACCCCTGCGTTGGGTTGAGCCCTGGAGGGTGGGTTGAGCCTGGAGTGGGGGGCTTAGCACCTGCATGGGGGTGTCAAGCCCCAGGGCAGCTGGGTTCAACACCCTCCCCCCCGTggcaccccctcctcccccccgggcaggtctctgctgtctcctgggctgcctgcacactgcagaggCCATGGCCGGCTGTAGGTCgggggcatttgggggttttTGGTGGATGGTGGGGTTTGGGGAGGGTTGCAGGGGTCTGGGGGGTTTGAGgggtttttggtgggtttttggATCAGTTTGGTGCTTTGGGGTGGGTATTTGTTGTATTTGAGGGTGGCTTGGGGggtggagggtttggggggtttctGGATGGGCTTGGGTGGATTTGGGGTGGGTTTTGGTTGGATTTTGGGTGAGTTTGTGGGGATTTGGGGGCAGGTTCCAGATCGATTTGGGGTAGGTTTGGGGGTTCTGGGTTGATTTGGGGGGTtggggtgatttgggggtggATTTTTGGCTGGGTTTGGGGGCTTTCAGGTGGGTTTGGGCTGGATTTGGGGTGGGTTCGATGGTTTTGTATGAGTTCCAGGTGGATTTGGGGTGAGTTTGGGGGCTTTCGAAAGGGGTTTGCCTGGCTTTTGGGTGGGTatggggaggatttggggggggggaagaccccCACAGccgggctcagccccacggcggTACCCCCCCGCCAGGGCCCTGCGGCGATGGGAGTGACATCTGTGCCGAGAGCGCCTGCTGCGTGGGGAGCCCCAGCAGCGGCTACTCCTGCCGCTGCGGCCCCGGCTTCATCCTGGTGCCCCCCAACAGCTCCCTCCACGCCTGCCGCGGTAAGACCCACCGTTTCGGGGCGGTTTCTCGCGTTTCGGGCGGTTTCTCCTGCCCCGGTGCGACGCCTGCTGCCTTGCAGATGGGGACAAGTGCGCCACCACCCTGGGGTCCTGCGGCCCTAACACCACCTGCACCTTCAGCTGCATCTGTCCACCTGGCTACCGCGGCCCCAACTGCACAGGTAACGACCGGATCCGGCCCCCAGCACCGGGCAggatgcaccccccccccccattcccccggCCCCTGGTGCAATGCAGGCTCCAGCTCCTGGTCCCCAGTGGGGTGCAGGATCCAGCCCCCCGGTGCAGCTGGAGCGTGGTGGGGAGGAGGGTAGGTCCCGTCCCCCATGCAACGCGGGGTCCGGCCGCGGCGCGCTGAGCTCTGATTGTGCCGGCGTCGCCGCCTCCTCCCAGAGCGGTTTTTCGCCTGCGAACCCCAAATCCTGCAGGATGACGCTTTCCGGAGCTGCTGGCGGCACTCAGACTTAGGGGTACGTGGGTCCTGCGGGAACAGCCTGCTTTGGGGGGAAAAGGGCCCGTTTTGGATGCAGAGGGGCTATTGGGGGCAGACAGGGTccgttttgggtggaaaggggcTGCTTTAAGTGGCAGAGGGATGTTTGGGGTGGAAAAGGGCCATTTTGGGTGGGGAGAACATGCTTTTGGGGTGGTGAGGGCCCACTTTGGGTGGAAAGGGGACATTTGGGGCATGGAAGGCccattttgggaggaaaaagggCCATTCAGGGCCGAGGGGGTGTGCTTTGGGTGGAAAGGGGCTGTTTTGGGTAGGGAGGGCACACCTGGGGAAGTGAGGGCTCGTTTTAGGTGTAAAAGGGCCTGTTTGGGGTGGAGAGGGACATTTAGGGTGGAAAACAGGCTGTTTGAGGTGGAAAGGGTCCATTTTGGGACAGAAAGGGGGCACGTGGGGTGGCGAAGGGCCCGTTTTGGGTAGAAGGGGCCCGTTTTAGGGCAGAAAGGGTGGGTTTTGGGGCCGCCTGCCCAAGCGGAGCTGGTGCCGGCAGGGCAGCCCGGGCGACTTCTGCAGCATGCTCAACACCACAGCCCAGCGGCTGCGCGCGGCCTGCAGTGCCGGTGACCGCAGCGGTGACATCAAGCTGCAGGTCAGCGCtggccccgtccccccccccgtccccacaTGCGTGTGCATCGTCCCCAACGTATGCATGCATACGTCCCTGCCCCGATGCGCCCGTGCATCCCTCCCCACGTGCACCCCTCGCTCGCCCCAGGAGACCCTCGCCCCGCTTTTCAACACGACAGCCCAGCTGCAGAGCGAGGGCCACCCCaaggccgtggccgtggccgagctgctgctgcagacgtCGGAGGTGCTCGTCCTGGAGGCCGCGCTGCGCagcaggcacctccagccccagtaCTTCACCACGGAGAACCTGAGTAGGTGCCGCGCCGGCGGGCTGCACCCACGGAAAAGCCCCGCGGTGCCCGCTGAGCTCCCGTCTCGCCGCAGGCGCCACGGCCCAGCTGGTCACCAACGGCTGCTACTCATCAGGCACCATCCTGGAGCTGACGGCCGGCAACGACTCCATGCGTATCGGATGCCGCATGGTGCTCACCAACACCGAGGAAGGTGAGGCTGCTGCGCGGGGGCTTGGAtcactgcaaaaatatatatatatattgcagccGCTGCTCAGTTTAACCCCCACCCCGCTCTTCTCCAGGCACCGGCGCCGTGGCCTTCATCACCTACAGCAACCTGGAGGCGGTGCTCGACGGCAGCAGCGTCGAGGAGGGGATGCCGCCGGGACGCCTCAACTCGCGCGTGGTCAGCGGCACCGTGGGCAAGCACATGAGCTTCTCCGAAGCCTTCAGCTTCACcctgcagcacaagacggtggGTGCCGGCGCCTTGGTGGCTCCGAAACACCAGCTCAGAGGTGCCCCGGTGCCACGGAAAACACTGTCGAATTTGTCTCTCTGTGCATGAACCTTTGGCGGCGGCGTTTTCGGCACCGCGGAGGGTCCGAGCACGGCAGCGTGTTTTGCAAGCGCCGCGGGAAACGCGGCCAAATTCGTTGCTCTGTGCACGCACCGCTCGTGGCAGCGTCTttggagctggggagggtccaACCACTGCAGCGGGTTTCGCAAAAGGCGCGGGAAACACTGCCGAATCCGTCGTAAACTGCTCGCGGCAGTGTTTTCGACCCGGCGTGGGGAATCCGAGCGCGGCAACGGGTTTCGCGACGGCCCTGGGCGCGCGCGTCCTTCACAGGAGCAGCGCGAGGACGAGGAGGCGTACTGCGTGTCCTGGAAGCTGGCAGGCGCCCACAGCCACTGGTCGGAGGAAGGCTGCAAGCGCCTGGAGGGCAGCCGGTTCCACACCACCTGCAGCTGCAAGCATCTCTCCAGCTTCGCCATCCTCATGGCCGTCGGTGACGTCAAGGTAGggtcc contains:
- the VAV1 gene encoding proto-oncogene vav, whose protein sequence is METWRQCVCWLVAARVLPPGHRANSPGGRVSDLAQALRDGVLLCHLLNTLLPHAVHPRDINPRPQMSQFLCLKNIRTFLSACADKFGLRKHQLFGAFDLFDVQDFGKVIDTLSTLSWTPIAQSKGFTPFPAEDSVGDDDVYSGLSDLIDDTAEEDDDLYDCVEAEGTEGDDIYEDLMRTEAPGPVHKAPGVDKQLCCLQEIRQTEEKYTETLESICQHFLRPLRRFLQPQDLESIFINIEDLLQLHRLFLAELRVVLGGPGGARGLPPLFLTYKERFLLYGRYCSQVEAASRRLDQLAAATDLRMKLQECSQRANNGRFSLRDLLMVPMQRVLKYHLLLQELVKYTPEPTERESLRVALDAMRDLAQCVNEVKRDNETLKQITNFQLSIENMPQSLAQFGRPKTDGELKVSSTERRTKADRYGFLLDKAFIICKRRGDSFEAKDVVDLHSHQLRDGGLGPRDGKKWTHTFLLIDTAGLQGYELFFKTHELKKKWMEQFEMALSNIFPEHALADGHEFQMFSFEDTTSCKACQMLLRGTFYQGYRCSRCRAPAHKECLGRVGPCGKSGHDSAAARKNKLQRLGLEKKRGDLGLPKMEVSQPYSGIPPPPGNMGPPLRLSPGDIVEVMKAEAEQLWWQGRNTAISETGWFPCSAVRPYICMPLPDLSVYLWYAGPMERGEAEQLLTPRSDGTFLVRQRVKDADEFAISIKYRTEIKHIKVMTAEGLYRVTEKKAFKGLVELVEFYQRNSLKDCFKALDTALLFPFKEPEHRVSPRPPGAMRYFGSAKVRYDFCARDRTELNLKEGDIIRILSKKGHSGWWKGEIYGRVGWFPANYVEEDYSEYC